The following is a genomic window from Candidatus Omnitrophota bacterium.
AGGAGGTTTATCTGGAATGTCCCGTCTTTCTTGAAATTCACGGTGAACTCGATATCGAGCGGGTATCCGTAACGTTTTTCGAGGAGCTTAAGCATCTTTTGCATCGTCTCGCCGAATGACGTCCCGGAGAAAAGTTTGTCGAAAGTCAGTATCCAGCGCTCTTCGGCGGCTTTTCCCGCCTCTTCCGCGAGGCGGTCCGCCTCGTAATCTCTGGCACCGGTATATTCAAGGTTGATCTCTACCTTATCGGCCAATAGCTTCCTAAGCGGCACGGCCTCGAGCCTGTTCTCTTTGATGTTCAGCACATCGAGGTCGTGCTGGGAGAACCTCTGCATATCTTTTGCGCCGGCCAACGGTTTGACCAGGGGCATATCGAGCGCCACTATCCTGGGATAATCCCCTTCCACGCGGTTGACGGCTCGCGTCCCCAGGCCCGCCACTATCCTTAGCATCCCTGCCTTTGGGTCCATGTCCTTGTTCCAGACGAACGTATTATACGATATCCCCACGCCCGCGATATCCGGGAAGAAATAATCCGAATGATAAGCGCCGGACACCCTCTGGACCAGCAGGGCCATCTGTTCATCGGCCTGGTCGAGGCCGCGCTGCAGGCGGTATGCCAGCGCGTCTTTGTTCATGGCGCTCGCGTATATGCGCCTCACCGCCTCCGTGAACTTATTGTACCTCTCCTCCGGCGAACCCTGGTTCACGAGGAATATGCTCTCGTATTTTCCTGCGAAGGCGTTGCCGAAACTGTCTTCCAGCAAACTGCTGGAACGCACGATTATGGGCGACTGCCCGAAATATTCTACCATCTGCCGGAACTGCTCTTTTATCTCTTCCGGAAAGACCCCTCCCAGCATCTTTTCGCGGAGCGCCTCGGCTACGGAAAAATATCCCTCCTTCGTCTTCTGCTCCATCCTGAGCTTCCACCATCCGTTCTCGACTATATAAGTGTAGAAGACGTCCGAACCAACATAGAAAGAATCATGCGGCTCGAAATATTTCTCCATGCCCAGGGAACGCTCCTTGAGGAGCATATTCCTCGCGAGAAGCATGCCGACGGCCTTGCCGCCGATGAAACCCGTGCCTATCATCTTTGATTTGATGCCGAGCAGGTCCTCGAGGGAATAATACTCCTCGACCAGCGAAAGGAGTTTCTCCTCGCGCGCTATCATTATCCTGCAGAGCTGCTTTATCATCTCATTCTTCTCGTCCTGCGAGCCCGCCTTTGAGGCGAGGTCCTCCACCTTCATGAAGAGGCGGTCCCAGTAATCGAGTATCCTGCGGGTGTTCTTTGCGCCTTTCTTGAGGATATTCGAGAAGAGGCGCGCGGTATCGACGCTGTTCGCTATCGGCACGAAACGGTCCTTGCTCATGAGGTGCGGCAGGAACATCGTCGGCGAATACCTGTTCCAGACCTTGAGCGGATGGACATAATACCTGCCCTCGTATTCGTAGACGTCTATGAGGAGCTGCGTTATCTCGCGGATGCGGGCGACGGTCTTGAAGGAATGCCTGTTGCGCAGTATCGAAAAGTAGGCTATGGTATTGAGCTCGTAGAGATACGGGCACGTTATCTTGAAAAAATTCCCTATCATGAGGTCGTTCGCCCACGCCGAGAGCAGGTCGGAGAGGCAATCGAATACGTAATAGACGCCTTCGCCGCGCTCCTTTATGATGCTGTTAAGTTGGGTGGAGAACGACTCGAATCCTTCGTGGGCGTTAAGCTTGTATATTTTTACGCCCTTGGCCGCCTCGAGCAGGGGCTTATGGTCCGCGAACCTTATATAGACGACTTCCTTCTTCTCTTCGAGGGCCTTCTTGACGAACGGGCCGAGGAAATCCTGGTAATTCCTGATATCGTCGATCTGCCAGACTACGTTATCGCCGATCCTTAATCCGGTTATTACCTTATCGAGGCCTTTAAAGCCGGTGCTGACCATGTACTCTCCTAAAAAAACAAGGGCGCCCTTTAGGGACGCCCTTGTCCGGCCTATCTACTCTACAGCGGTTAAACCAAGCCCTGGTCTATCATAGCGTCGGCTACTTTCACGAAACCGGCTATGTTAGCGCCCTTGACATAGTTTATGTAACTGCCTTCCTTGCCGTACCTGACGCACTGTTCATGTATGGCGATCATTATATCGTGCAGTTTGTTGTCGACCTCTTCGCGCGACCATGACAGCCTCATGCTGTTCTGGGACATCTCGAGTCCGGATGTGGCGACGCCGCCGGCGTTCGAGGCCTTTCCGGGCGCGTAGAGGATCTTCGCCTTCTGGAATACCTTGATGCCCTCAGGCGTAGTCGGCATATTGGCGCCTTCGCCTATGGCGATGCACCCGTTCTTGACCAGCATCTTCGCGTCTTCGCCGGATATCTCGTTCTGTGTGGCGCTCGGGAAAGCGACATCGCACTTGATGCCCCACGGGCGCTGGTTATCGAAATATTTGCACTTGAACTCTTTCGCGCATTCCTTGATCCTGCCGCGGCGTACGTTCTTAAGGTCGAGGACGCAGCTCAATTCCTTCTTGTCGATGCCGCCTTCGTCGTATATGAAGCCGTTCGAGTCCGAAAGCGTGACCACTTTCGCCCCGAGATCGATGAGCTTCTCGACGGTATACTGGGCGACATTACCGGCGCCGGATACCGCGCAGGTCTTGCCCTTGAGGCTCTGGCCCTTCGTCTTCATCATCTCTTCGACAAAATATACGCAGCCGTAACCGGTCGCTTCCGGCCTTACGAGGCTTCCGCCCCATCTCAGGCCCTTGCCTGTCAATACGCCGGTGAACTCGTTGCGCAATCTCTTGTACTGGCCGAACAAGAACCCTATCTCGCGGCCGCCTACCCCTATGTCGCCGGCCGGCACGTCCGTGTCCGGGCCGATATGCATCTGGAGTTCTGTCATGAAACTCTGGCAGAACCTCATCACCTCGGCGTCAGACTTTCCCTTAGGGTCGAAATCCGAGCCGCCTTTTCCGCCGCCCATGGGAAGCGTCGTAAGCGCGTTCTTGAATACCTGTTCGAAAGCGAGGAATTTCAGTATGCTCAGGTTTACGCTGGGATGGAAACGAAGGCCGCCTTTATACGGGCCTATCGCGCTGTTCATCTGTATACGGAAACCGCGGTTTATCTGGATGTTGCCCTTGTCGTCTGTCCAGGGGACCCTGAACATAAAGACCCGCTCCGGCTCGACCATCCTCTCAAGTATCTTCTCTTCCTGGTACCTGGGATTGTCGCCGATATAATCCCACACAGATTCCGCGACTTCCTGCACCGCCTGGTAGAATTCGGGCTGCGCAGGATCCCTCTCCATGACTTTCGACATGAAATCTTCGATCTTCTTTGCTGCCATTTGGCTGGCTCCTTTTTTTAGAAAATAAATGCGCCCCAACGCATAAAAGAATGTGGCTGAAGACGTCTTTGTCTCTAGGTTTGCTTCGCTGCTCTGTTGCAGAAAACTTCCGATACGGCTTTGTATCGCAGGTGCAATCAGGATAGCAGAATACCGGCTGTATTGTCAAGGAAGTTATCCGGCTCGGCGCTAAATATTCCCGAGATAGACGTTCCTTAATTTCTTTTTCGCTATCTTATAAGCCTTCTCGAGTGTCTCCTTCGAGGTGATGGGCCGGTCGAGCTTGTAGCACGGGAAATACCTCGAAAAATGCAGCGGCACATCCGCGCCGACATTATCATATATCCAATCCGTGAGACGGTTGAAATTCTCTTCGGAATCGTTCAGCCCGGGTATGACCAGGTTGGTCAGTTCCACATGGCACGCCTCGGCCGACCTCTTTATCGTGTGCAGGACGGGCCCGAGGCTGCCCTTGCAGTATTTCCTGTAGAATTCGTCGTCGATGGACTTGAGGTCTATGTTCATCGCGCCGATGAACGGGAGCATCTCCTCCAGCGGTCCCGGATTTACAAAACCATTCGTTACCAGGACGTTCTCGAGGCCTTCTTTTTTCGCGAGTTTCGCGGTCTCGAGGACGAACTCGTACCATATGAACGGCTCGTTATAGGTATAGGCGATGCCGAACGATTTGCATTCCCTGGCCTTATCTATCACCCATTGCGAAGTTATATTCCGGGTCGGCGCATCGAGGTCCTGCGATATCGCCCAATTCTGGCAGAACGGGCATTTGAAGTTGCAGCCTTTGGTCCCGAGCGAGAATATGAATTCGCCGGGATGGTAATGGTAGAGGGGCTTCTTCTCGATGGGATCAAGCGACGCTGAAGTCGTTTCGCCGTAGACGAGAGTATAGAGCTTACCGTCGATATTCTGCCGTACGCCGCAGACCCCGGTGATGCCGTTTACGATCTTGCAATCGTGGGGGCAAAGCAGGCAGTGGACCGAGCCATCCGTCTTTTCCCAGTAAAGCGCTTCTTTCAATACCTGTTCTTCTCGTCGGGCTTCTGCCCTTCCTTGAGCAAGCCTGAGAGCTCCTTCATGAACTGGTTTATATCCTTGAACTGGCGGTAGACCGAAGCGAACCTGACGTAGGCGACCTCGTCGAGGTCGTGGAGTTGTTTCATGACGAATTCACCTATCGCCGTAGAGGAGACTTCCTTTTCGTAGTTGCGCTGGATGATCCTCTCGACTTCGTCTACCATCCCCTCGGCCTTATCCATGGGGACGGGGCGTTTCTCGCAGGCCTTGAGTATCCCTGAGAGGAGCTTCTTGCGGTCGAACGGTTCGCGCCTCCCGTCCTTCTTTATCACCATCATGGGATGCTCTTCGAGCCGCTCATATGTCGTGAACCTCTTCTGGCATTTGAGGCACTCGCGCCTGCGCCTGATAGAGTCGCCTTCGGCCGAGATGCGGGAATCTATCACTTTATCTTCTATGTTACCGCAAAATGGGCATTTCATCTTTTCTTACCCGACTTGGCCATCCTTATCTCCACGCCTGCCTCTTCAAAAAATTTCTTCGCCATCTCGTCCGGATATCCCGATTCCATTATTATCTCTTTTATGCCGGCGTTTATCAGCATCTTCGCGCAGATAGAGCACGGCTGGTTCGTGCAATAGAGAGTCCCGCCGTGTATATCGACCCCGTGGAGCGCCGCCTGGATTATGGCGTTCTGTTCCGCATGCAGGCCGCGGCAGAGCTCATGCCTCTCGCCCGACGGGACCTTGAGCTTGTCCCTGAGGCAGCCCGTAACCTCGCAGTGCGTAATGCCGCTCGGCGTCCCGTTATAGCCGGTGGTAAGTATCCTTTTATTCTTAACGATCAAGGCGCCGACCGCGCGCCTCAGGCATGTGGAACGCTCCGAGATGAGCTTCGCTATGCCGATGAAATATTCGTCCCAGTCCGGCCGTCTCTTTCTTATTGTATTTTTTTTAGCCATATTAAGCCTCATTCAAAAGGTCGCGATAGAGCGGGAATCTCTTTACCATTGCGCGCACTTTTTCCTTTACGCGGCCTGCGGCCGCCGCATCTGTGATATTGCTTAAAACCTCGTCGATGAGCCCGGCTATCTCCTCCATCTCTTTCTCTTTCATGCCGCGCGTAGTGACGGCGGGAACGCCTATCCTTACCCCGCTCGGTTTCGCCGGGGGATTCGGGTCGTAAGGGATCGTATTTTTGTTCACGGTTATGCCGGCCTTGTCGAGGGCTTCCTGGGCGTCCTTGCCGTTCAGGCCTTTATCCTCAGCAGAGCTGAGGACTTTGCTGTTGAGGTCCAGCGAGAATAAGTGGTTGTCTGTCCCGCCCGAGACAATCCTATAGCCGCGTTTCTGGAATTCGGACGCCAGCGCGCGCGCATTTTTCAATATCTGGTTCTGGTAGTCCTTGAATTCAGGCTTCAACGCCTCTTTGAATGAAACCGCTTTCGCCGCGATGACATGCATCAACGGCCCGCCCTGGATGCCGGGGAAGACCATCGAATCGATCTTTCTCGCGAACTCTTTTTTGCATAAGATCATGCCCCCGCGCGGGCCGCGCAGGGTCTTGTGCGTCGTGGTAGTCACGAATTCGGCGTAAGGGACCGGGTCCGGATGTATGCCTGCGGCGACAAGACCGGCGAAATGGGCCATATCGACCATGAGAAACGCGCCCACTTTGTCGCATATCTGGCGGAACCTCTTGAAATCTATCGAGCGTGAATAATTCGAGGCGCCGGCGAGTATCATCTTCGGCTTGCATTGGAGGGCCGACTTTTCTATCTCGTCGTAGTCGAGCATCTCGGTCTTGCGGTCGACCATATAAGGGACGATGTTAAAATACTTGCCGGAGAAATTCGCCTTGTGGCCGTGGGTGAGATGGCCTCCGCAAGCGAGGTCGAGGGCCATGACCGTATCACCCATGTTAAGCGCCGAAAAATATACGGCCATGTTCGCCGACGAACCGCAGTGCGGCTGGACGTTGGCGTGTTCGGCCTTGAACAATTCCTTCGCGCGCTCGATGGCAAGTTTTTCCGCGGCGTCTATATGCTCACAGCCGCCGTACCACCGCGCGGCCGGATAGCCCTCGGCGTATTTGTTCGTAAGGACCGAGCCCTGCGCCTCAAGGACAGCGCGGCTTACGAAATTCTCGCTCGCGATGAGCTCTATATTCTCCTCCTCGCGGCGCGTCTCGTTTATTATCGCCTCGTAGATCTCCGGATCCACCCTCTTGAGATTCTTCATTTACACGCCTCCAGGTCGGATATCTGCTTTACCCTCCTTAAGTGCCTCCCGCCGAGCCTCCTCGTCGAAAGCCACACGTCCAATATCTTCTTCACTTTATAATTGTTCATCGATCTCGAGCCGAAGACTATGACGTTCGCGTCATTGTGCTCGCGGGAGGAGCGCGCGTCCTCGATATTGTAGACGAGGGCGGCCCTCACGCCGCGGGCTTTGTTAGCGACTATCGACATGCCTATCCCGCTTTTGCATATCAATATGCCGCGCGCGAATTTTTTCTTCCCGACCGCTTCCGCGACAAGGAACCCGTATTTGGGATAATCGCACGATTCCGGCGTATAGCACCCGAAATCCTTTATCTCATAGCCTTTCGACTTTAGGTATTTTATGACCTTGTTTTTAAGGTCGTAACCGCCGTGGTCGGCGCCGACAGCTATCCGCATATCTTCCTCCCTAACTTTTCTATCGCGTCTTTTAAGGTCATAAGGACCGATTCATAGACCTCTTTCGGTTTCCCGATCGGGTCGACGACCCTGAGGTTTTTGGGTTTCTCGCTGTCGCCGCTATAGGCGTAATCCAAAAGCAGGTGCGTCTTGCCCTCGGCTTCGGGCAAAATCCCGGTAACCGCCGCCACGTGCACCGGCTCCATGCATAGGATCAGGTCGTATTCCCCTATCAAGCGGCCGGAGACGGACTGCGCCCGGTGGGACGATACGTCCACATGCTCCCTCTTCATCACGTCTATCGCGTTCGAGCTTGCCATCATCCCGGGGATCGTCGCTATCCCGGCCGAGGCGACTCTGACATCGCCGCAGCCGTGGTCTTTGAGCCATTTTTTAAAAAGCCCCTCGGCCATGACGCTGCGGCATGAATTGCCGGTGCATACCATCAATACGGATTTTATCATATCCGCTCGATCTCCGCTTTCGGTATCGCGCCTTCGCGCAATACCTTGGGCCTGCGGCCGGTCATGTCTACGACCGTAGACTCGATGCCGATCGCCGTCTTGCCGCCGTCAATTACGATATCGACCTTCCCGTCGAGGTCGCGTAATACTTCCGCGGCGCTCGTCGGCGGTTTATTACCCGATATGTTCGCGCTGGGCGCGACGACCGGGACGCCTGCTTTTTTTATCAGGCCGAAGGCGATCTTATTGTCCGGCATCCTGAAACCGGTTTTTTTTCCGCGGCTGTCCCTCAATATTATCGTCAACGGGCCCGGCCAATACTTTTTTATTAATCTCTCCGCGCCGGCCGGTATCTTTCCGGTTATCTTCCTGACCGAGGCCGTATCGGCTACGTGCACCGTAAGCGGCTTGTTCTTCGGGCGCTTCTTTATTTCATATATTTTCTTTATCGCCTTTTTATCGAGGAGGTTCGCGCCGAGGCCATATACAGTCTCGGTCGGGAAAACCACCAACCCTCCCTTTTTAAGCTCCGCGGCCGCCTTCTTTATCTTCGCCGCTTCGGGTTTCGAAGCGTTGACACGCAGGACTTCCGTCATATCTTCAGTTTTTTATTCTTCGCTATTACGTCGGCCTCAAGCCTTCTCTTGAAGGCGTTGAGCTCCCCGGCGATCTTCTTGTCGCTTAGGGCCAGGATCTGCAGCGCAAATATAGAAGCGTTCCTCGCGCCTGATTTTCCTATCGCCATCGTCGCGACCGGGACGCCGTAAGGCATCTGCACCGTCGAGAAGAGGGAATCCATCCCGTTAAGGCTGCTCGTCTCCATCGGGACTCCGATGACCGGCAATCTAGTCAGGGACGCGATGACTCCGGCCAGGTGCGCGGCTCCGCCGGCGGCGGCTATTACGACCTTTATGCCTTTCTTCTCCGCCGACCTCGCAAAATCATGCACCAGGCCCGGGCTCCTGTGGGCAGACATTATTTTAAGCTCAAAAAGCACTTTAAAATCCTTCAATACCTTAAGCCCCTCTTCCATCGCCGGAAGGTCTGAATCTGAACCTAATATGACCGCGATCCTTGGATTCGCCATTTTCTATTATCTCCTGTTTAGCGCCCTGTAGCCTATATCCCTTCTGAAATGCATCCCCTCGAACTCTATGAAATTTACGGCGTTATAACACCTCGCTATCGCCTCTTGTATGTCCGGGCCGAGCGCCGTCACGCTAAGGACCCGGCCGCCCGCGGTCACGATCTTCCCGTCGGATATCTTCGTGCCGGCATGAAAGATGTGGACATCTTTCATTTTTTCCAAGGCATCCAGCCCCTCGATCTCGAAACCCGTCTTATATTCCCCCGGATACCCGCCCGAAGAGAGCACTACCGAGACGCACGGCCTCTCGTCCCACTCGAGCAGGGCGATATCTATCTCATCGTCCACCGAGGCCTCGATCAATTCGACGAAATCGCTTTTTAAGCGGGGAAGTATCGCCTGGGTCTCGGGGTCTCCGAACCTGCAGTTGAACTCGAGCAGCTTCGGCCCGGAACCGTCTATCATCAGCCCCGCGTACAGGGCGCCGGTATATTTTATTCCCTCTTTGCGCAGCCCCTCTATCGCAGGCTTGATTATATCTTTCATCACCGCATCCATCATCGCTTCCGGGACGACAGGCGCGGGCGAATACGCGCCCATACCGCCGGTATTCGGGCCTTTGTCCCCGTCAAATATCCTCTTGTGGTCCTGCGCCGAGGCGAGGGGGACGGCATCTTTCCCGTCAGTGACGACTATGATAGACGCCTCTTCGCCTTCGAGGCATTCCTCGATCACCACTTTTTTTCCCGCGTCCTTGAATATCTTACGTTCCATCATCGCCTCTACAGCGGCGATCCCCTCTTCTTTTTCGGAACAGACGACTACGCCTTTTCCTGCGGCGAGCCCGTCCGCTTTCACGACAAACCTGCCCTTAAATCCTTTTATATATTTTTTCGCGGCATCGCTGTCGGTGAAGACCTCGAATTTCGCGGTCGGGATGCCGTATTTTTTCGCGAGCTCTTTCATGAAGACCTTGCTCGACTCGAGCCGCGCGGCCTCCTTTGACGGACCGAATACCCTGAGGCCGTTCGCGCAGAATTTATCCACTATACCGCCGGAGAGCGGCGCCTCAGGCCCGACGACGGTAAGGTCCATTTTATTCCTCGAGGCGAAAGCTGTCAGGGCGGCTATGTCATCGGCTTTTATATCTACGCATTCGGCGATCTGCGATATCCCGCCGTTCCCCGGCGCGCAGAATACCTTGTCGACCAGCGGCGACTGCCTTATCTTCCAGGCGAGCGCGTGCTCCCTCCCGCCCGAACCGACCACTAAAACCCGCATATTATCCTTACTTTGCCCCCTCGCTTCGCGCGGGACTTTGCCTTCCCGTTATCCACCGAACCGACGATCCACGAATCTATCTTCCATTTATCAAATATCTTTTTAGCGGTCCCGTAATCTTTCGGGTCGATCACGATTATCATCCCAAGGCCCATATTGAAGGTGCGGAACATCTCTATCTCGTCTATCTTTCCCTTCCGCTGTATTCTCCTGAATATCTCCGGGACTACCCATGAGCCTTTCTCGATGACAAGGGTCTTGTCCTTAGGAACGATGCGCGGCAATTTCTCGAAATAGGCGCCGCCGGTTATATGCGCGATGCCTTTTATCTCCGCTTTTTTCTTCAGTTCCAATATGGGCTTGACATATATCCTCGTCGGACGGAGCAGCTCTTTTGAAAGGGCCTTCTGCTCGGCCCGTGAAAATACTTTCCTGACCAATGAATACCCGTTCGAATGCAGGCCGTTCGAGGCAAGCCCTATCGCGATATCGCCGGCCTTTATCTTCGAACTGTCGACTATCCCCTTCCTCTCGACCGCCCCGACGCAAAATCCGGCGAGGTCATATTCGCCTTCTTTATAGAACGCCGGCATCTCCGCGGTCTCGCCGCCTATCAACGCGCAACCCGCCTGCCTGCATCCCTCGGCGATGCCCTTCATGACATCGGTCAGGACTTTTTTATCTATCTTTCCGGTAGCGATATAATCAAGGAAGAAGAGCGGTTCGGCGCCCGAGGTCAGGATGTCATTGACGTTCATCGCGACCATATCAATGCCGACGGTATCATGCTTGCCCGCCAGGAATGCGATCTTTAATTTCGTGCCGACCCCGTCGGTGGATGAGACGAGCACCGGGTCCTTATATCCGGCCGCCTTGAGATCAAAGAGCCCGCCGAACCCGCCGAGCCTGCAGTCCGCGCCCTTGCGCGCCGTCGACTTCGTATATTTCTTTATCGCCTCGACAAAACGGCTTCCTTCGCGCACATCGACGCCGGCTTTTTTGTATGTAAGGCCCATATCAATACCCCTTATGCTCTGTGGCGAACTTATTCGCCTCGCCGCCGAAAGGCACCGGATAGTCCCCTGTATAACATGCGGTGCAGTAATTGCCCGGGCATGAGACGCAGCTTAATAACCCCTCGACCGAAAGATATCCGAGCGTCGTGACGCCCAAAAACTTCCTTATCTCCTCTATCGAATGCGTCGCCGCTATCAGTTCTTTCTTGGTCGGAAAATCTATGCCGTAAAAACACGGGTGTTTTATCGGGGGGCAAGATATCCTCATATGGACTTCCTTGGCGCCCGCGTCATAAAGTTTCTTGATCCTCGCGCGGGAGGTCGTCCCGCGGACGATCGAATCGTCGACGACGATCACCTTCTTGTCCTTCAGGAGCGCCTTTATCGGGTTCAATTTTATCTTTACGCTGAAATCGCGTATATGCTGCAGCGGCTGGATGAATGTCCTGCCGATGTAATGGTTCCTTATTATGCCCATCTCGATCGGTATTCCCGACTCGTGCGAAAGGCCGAGCGCGGCCGGCGTGCCCGAGTCAGGCACCGGGATGATGAGATCGGCATCGACCGGATGCTCATTCGCGAGCTTGTGGCCGAGCCTCTGCCTTACCAGGTGGACCGACTCGCCGAATATGAAAGAATCCGGCCTCGCGAAATAAACATGCTCGAATATGCAATGCGAGATCCTCTTGCTCTCGCCGAACGGCTTGGTCGAACGCAGGCCTTTCTTCGTGATATACAAGACCTCTCCCGGCTCGATCTCGCGGACGAATTCCGCCTCGATAAGGTCGAGCGCCGTCGTCTCGCTGGCCAATACGTATGCGTCGCCGAGTTTCCCCAGGCAGAGCGGCCTCCATCCATGCGGGTCGCGGACCCCGACGAGCATATCCTCCTTCATTATTACGAGCGAGAAGGCGCCTTTCAGCTGCTTGAGCGTATAGACAAGCCCTTCTTCGAAATTTTTGTGCTCGGGCCGCGCCAACAGGTGTATTATTATCTCCGAATCGAGAGTCGTCTGGAATATCGAGCCGCGGGCTTCGAGCTCGTCGCGCAAGCGCGCGCCGTTGACGAGGTTGCCGTTGTGGCCGACAGCCACTGTGCCGCGGGAATAATCAACCACGACCGGCTGCGCGTTCTTCAGCGTCGTAGACCCGGTGGTCGAATACCTGACATGGCCTATCGCGACGTCGCCTTTCAGTCCGGCCAGGACCCCTTCGTTGAAGACTTCCGGGACCAGGCCCATCCCTTTGTGTAAATGCGTTTCGCCGTCGAAAGACGCTATACCTGCCGACTCCTCCCCGCGGTGCTGAAGCGCATACAGTCCGAGATATGTAAGCCGCGCCGCGTCCTTGTGCCCGTAGACGCCGAACAGTCCGCAGTGGTGCTTGATCTTATCGCCCATTTTCACCTCTAGACATTTTTTACCCCGTTCCTGAAAATACTCACCCCGTCCCCTTCCCTCTGCGCCTCGCCGCGCGTCCAGCGCGGGTGCTGGGAAGCGAATAGATGCCTCTCCGGATGCGGCATAAGCCCGAATATCCTGCCGGTGATGTCGCACACGCCGGCTATGTCATCGACCGACCCGTTGGGGTTCCAGGGGAACCCGGCGAGCTTGCCGTACGGGTCGACATACCTGAAAACGACCTGCCCGTTCGCCCATAATTTCCCCAGGACCTCGTCGTCCTTCGGGATGAATTTTCCTTCGCCGTGCGCGGCGGGCACATATATCATGCGTTCGATGTCCCTGGTCCAAACGCACTTGTTCCGGGATCCGCTGTTCAGCCCCTTAGCGGCCTTAAGATAGACCCACCTGTCCTCATAGCGCGCCGTGTCGTTGGTCGTAAGCGTCGCCTCCAGCTGCTCGCCGTTTACTCCCTTTCCCGGCAGAAGGCCCGCCTTTACGAGGACCTGGAAACCGTTGCATATCCCGATGATAAGTTTTCCGGCGCCCACGAATTTCCCGAGGTCCCCGGCCAATTTGTATTTTAATTCGTTCGCGAGTATCTTTCCCGAACCGACGTCGTCGCCGTAAGTGAACCCGCCCGGCACGGCCATGATATGGTAGTCGCGCAGTTTCTTCTCTCCGCTGATAAGCTGGTTTATATGCACGGATTCGGATCTCGCGCCGGCGTGTTCGAACGCGAAAGCCGTCTCCACATCGCAATTCGTCCCGGCCGCGCGGAGGACTATGACCTTCGGCCTTCTCTTTATCGCTACCATCTTAACGGCCTCTGCCAGGCCTCCTTCAGTTCTTTACGGTCGGTCCTTACGACGATATCCCCTCCGGCGCCGTAGACCGTAAAATATTTCTCCTCGAGGACGCCGCCTATGAGCCCGATCGCCGCGCCCCTCATCGCCTTCTCGAACCTCTTCTTTTTTCCCGGGCTGACGCCGGCGATGAAACGGGTATTCGACTCCGAAAATAATATGATGTCGTCGCGCTTCTTCCCTCGCGTGCCGTATTTTACCTTGAAAGGCGCTTTTTCCAGT
Proteins encoded in this region:
- the purD gene encoding phosphoribosylamine--glycine ligase, producing MRVLVVGSGGREHALAWKIRQSPLVDKVFCAPGNGGISQIAECVDIKADDIAALTAFASRNKMDLTVVGPEAPLSGGIVDKFCANGLRVFGPSKEAARLESSKVFMKELAKKYGIPTAKFEVFTDSDAAKKYIKGFKGRFVVKADGLAAGKGVVVCSEKEEGIAAVEAMMERKIFKDAGKKVVIEECLEGEEASIIVVTDGKDAVPLASAQDHKRIFDGDKGPNTGGMGAYSPAPVVPEAMMDAVMKDIIKPAIEGLRKEGIKYTGALYAGLMIDGSGPKLLEFNCRFGDPETQAILPRLKSDFVELIEASVDDEIDIALLEWDERPCVSVVLSSGGYPGEYKTGFEIEGLDALEKMKDVHIFHAGTKISDGKIVTAGGRVLSVTALGPDIQEAIARCYNAVNFIEFEGMHFRRDIGYRALNRR
- the purE gene encoding 5-(carboxyamino)imidazole ribonucleotide mutase; this encodes MANPRIAVILGSDSDLPAMEEGLKVLKDFKVLFELKIMSAHRSPGLVHDFARSAEKKGIKVVIAAAGGAAHLAGVIASLTRLPVIGVPMETSSLNGMDSLFSTVQMPYGVPVATMAIGKSGARNASIFALQILALSDKKIAGELNAFKRRLEADVIAKNKKLKI
- a CDS encoding low molecular weight protein arginine phosphatase: MIKSVLMVCTGNSCRSVMAEGLFKKWLKDHGCGDVRVASAGIATIPGMMASSNAIDVMKREHVDVSSHRAQSVSGRLIGEYDLILCMEPVHVAAVTGILPEAEGKTHLLLDYAYSGDSEKPKNLRVVDPIGKPKEVYESVLMTLKDAIEKLGRKICG
- the purM gene encoding phosphoribosylformylglycinamidine cyclo-ligase codes for the protein MGLTYKKAGVDVREGSRFVEAIKKYTKSTARKGADCRLGGFGGLFDLKAAGYKDPVLVSSTDGVGTKLKIAFLAGKHDTVGIDMVAMNVNDILTSGAEPLFFLDYIATGKIDKKVLTDVMKGIAEGCRQAGCALIGGETAEMPAFYKEGEYDLAGFCVGAVERKGIVDSSKIKAGDIAIGLASNGLHSNGYSLVRKVFSRAEQKALSKELLRPTRIYVKPILELKKKAEIKGIAHITGGAYFEKLPRIVPKDKTLVIEKGSWVVPEIFRRIQRKGKIDEIEMFRTFNMGLGMIIVIDPKDYGTAKKIFDKWKIDSWIVGSVDNGKAKSRAKRGGKVRIICGF
- the glyA gene encoding serine hydroxymethyltransferase, producing MKNLKRVDPEIYEAIINETRREEENIELIASENFVSRAVLEAQGSVLTNKYAEGYPAARWYGGCEHIDAAEKLAIERAKELFKAEHANVQPHCGSSANMAVYFSALNMGDTVMALDLACGGHLTHGHKANFSGKYFNIVPYMVDRKTEMLDYDEIEKSALQCKPKMILAGASNYSRSIDFKRFRQICDKVGAFLMVDMAHFAGLVAAGIHPDPVPYAEFVTTTTHKTLRGPRGGMILCKKEFARKIDSMVFPGIQGGPLMHVIAAKAVSFKEALKPEFKDYQNQILKNARALASEFQKRGYRIVSGGTDNHLFSLDLNSKVLSSAEDKGLNGKDAQEALDKAGITVNKNTIPYDPNPPAKPSGVRIGVPAVTTRGMKEKEMEEIAGLIDEVLSNITDAAAAGRVKEKVRAMVKRFPLYRDLLNEA
- the rpiB gene encoding ribose 5-phosphate isomerase B; translated protein: MRIAVGADHGGYDLKNKVIKYLKSKGYEIKDFGCYTPESCDYPKYGFLVAEAVGKKKFARGILICKSGIGMSIVANKARGVRAALVYNIEDARSSREHNDANVIVFGSRSMNNYKVKKILDVWLSTRRLGGRHLRRVKQISDLEACK
- a CDS encoding L-threonylcarbamoyladenylate synthase, with amino-acid sequence MTEVLRVNASKPEAAKIKKAAAELKKGGLVVFPTETVYGLGANLLDKKAIKKIYEIKKRPKNKPLTVHVADTASVRKITGKIPAGAERLIKKYWPGPLTIILRDSRGKKTGFRMPDNKIAFGLIKKAGVPVVAPSANISGNKPPTSAAEVLRDLDGKVDIVIDGGKTAIGIESTVVDMTGRRPKVLREGAIPKAEIERI